DNA sequence from the Novosphingobium sp. KACC 22771 genome:
GCAAAAGCAGGTCAGCTTTCTGGACGTGAAGGGCGCGGCGGCAACCAAGTCCTATTGGTATCGCAACGCGTGGCTCGCCACCGATGACGAGGCGCAGAGCTTTGCCAGCGTCATCAATTTTTCCAATGCGCGCGAGGGCGGATTGGGCGATGCGCTGCCCGCCGGAACGGTGCGGGTTTATATGCGCGATGCGTCGGGCGCGCCGCAATTCGTGGGCGAGGACAATATCGGCCACACGCCGATGGGTTCGACGCTGGCGCTGAAGACCGGCGAGGCGTTTGATGTGAAGATCCAGCCCACCGTGGAAAAGCGCGAGAAGATCGACGGCGCCGAATGGGAGCGCGTGGCCCAATATCGCATCACCCGCGACGGCAAGACCGAGGCGGTCGGCATCGATGCGCCCAAGACCTATTGGCGCACCCATATGGCCTATCGCCTGACCAATGCCCGCGCCGTTCCGGTGACGGTCGAGGTGGTGCAGGCCGGGCTGGATCGCGGATGGCACGACACGCGCGTTTCGGCCGAAAGCGCCAAGGGCGAGCAGCGCAATGCCGACGAACGGGTCTGGAAAATCACCATTCCCGCGCAAGGCTCGGTCAATCTGACCGCCCAGATCGACGCGCGGTATTGATCGTGCGGGCGATGGTGTTGGGCGCGGCCGTGATCGCCGCCGCGCCCGTGCAGGCGCAGCAGGTGGTGACATCGTCCGCCCCTGCCAAGGTGGCGGTGACGATCTATCGCGCGCCTGATCGCGGCGCGGCCGATACGATCGATCCAGCATGGCTGGGCGGCTATGCGCTGATTTCCGAGGAGCGCGAGGTGGCTATCCCGGCGGGCGATGCCACGATCCGGTTTGAAGGCGTGGCGGCGGGCATGCTGGCCGAAACTGCGTTGGTCGAAGGGCTGGGCGCGGGGGTTTCGGAAAAGAACCTTGATGCCGAGCTGCTCTCGCCGCGCAACCTTTATGCTCGCGCCTTTGGCCGCCCGGTCGTGCTGCGCCGCGCCGATGCCAAGGGGCGCGTGCGCGAAGAGCAGGCGATCATCCGATCCGTCCCCGATGGCGCGGCCATTGTTCAGACCAAGGCCGGGTTTGAAATCGCCAATTGCGGCGGATTGAAGGATGCCATCGCCTATGATGGCGTGCCCGAGGGCCTGAATGCGCGGCCCACGCTCTCCATCGCCACCCATGCGGCGGTGGCGCGCAAGGCGCGGGTGCGGCTGACCTATCTGGCATGGGGCTTTGATTGGCAGGCGCATTATGTCGTCAAACTGGCCCCCGGGGCGCAGGCGGCGCAGATGACGGCTTGGGTCACGCTGGCCAATGGCGACACGACCGGATTTGCCCAGGCGCAGGCCGCCGTGGTGGGCGGCAAGCCCAAGTTCGAGGAAAGCCGCGAGCAGCCGCAGGACGCGCAGGATCTGGTGCTGCATTGCCGCCTTTCGCCGGTGCCGCCCCCCTTGAACGAGGCCACGCCGGTCTTTGCGCCGCCTGCGCCGGTCGCGATGATGGCCGACATCATGGTCACGGGCAGCAAGCGCATGATGGCCCCTCCGGTGGTGGTGAAAGAGGAAGCGTTGGGCGATCTGCGGCTCTATCGCGTGCCGATGCCCACCAATGTTGGCGCCCATTCGCAAAAGCAGGTGGCGCTGATGGCGGCGCGGCGGGTGAAGATCGGGCTGATCCACCGCGCCGATGTTGATGTGGGTGCGCAAGATGGCGAGAGCCAGCAGGCGCGCATCAGGCTGCGCATGGCCAATCGCAAGGCGGACGGGCTGGGCCTTGCGCTGCCCGGCGGCGGGGTGGCGGTTGTGCAGCAGGTGGGCACTGCGGATCTGCCGGTGGGCGAGGGCGCGATGGAGGACAAGGCAGTGGGCGAAACGGCCAATGTCGAGATCGGTGCCTCGCCGCAGGTGCATCTGGAAAGCAGGACGCGGCGGATCAGCGACCGGGTGGAGGAGATCATCGCCACCGCGCATAACGCTAACCGCTGGCCTGTGCATTTCGAATCGCAGCAACTGCTGCCCGATGGCGCGCGGGTGCTCTCGGCCTCGGCCAGGCTGGGGCGGCAGGATGGGCATCCGCTCTGGGCGGCCACGATCCCGGCGGGGGGCACAATCCGTCTGACCTATCGCATGCAAAGGCCGCGATAGGCGAGGCTTTGAAAAGCATCGGCTTTTTCGTTTGAACGCGCCAATCGGGTGAAAGTCCAGCGCAAACCGCAAGGCTTTGTGCGTCTTTTGCATCTGCAAAATGGGCGCAAAACCGGCGCAAAGTCTTGCGTGCAGGTGCACAAATTGGCAATGGCGTCCAATCTGTATATATTCCATACAGTCATTGGTACTACCACCCAGAAAGGTTCCCCCTGTCGTGCTCGACACTCGCGCTCCTCGCCGCCGGTTGAACGATATTGACGTTGCCGAAACCGATGCGCCCGACAATGACGGGCTGGCGGGTGCGATCAATACGGCGGGGCTGGAAAGCCTGCTGGGCTTCAATCTGGGCATTGCCTATGCGGCGCTCTCGTTTGATCTGGATCCGGCGCTGCGGCTGATGGATCTGACGCCCAAGCAGACCTCGATCCTCTGGCTGGTACAGGCCAATCCGGGCGTGACGCAATCCCAGCTTGCCCGCCTGTTCCGCATGCGCCGCGCCACGATCCACCAGATGATCGCCAGCCTGACGCGCAAGAACCTGCTGGTGCTGGAAAGCATCGAGAGCGACCGGCGCGCGCAGGGCCTGTTCATCACCGAAGCGGGCAAGACCGCGTTGGCCGAGGCGCAAAAGGTGGTGGTGCCGATCGAGGACGCCTTTGCCGGGGTGCTGACCGAGGCGGAAATGGGCATGGCGCTGGAATTGCTGCAAAAGATTCAGGCCGGGCGCAAGCTGGGCTGATCGGCGTAATACGCGGCTTTCATAAGGTAATACGCCATTTGCGCGATTGCCGCGTCGGGGGCGGCGCGTTCATTTCTGCACTATAAAAAGCAGGGGTGAACAAGAATGCCGCTCGATCTGGATGAATTGCGCCGGTTATACGCCGGTGGCGCCATGCATGACCCCCATCTGCGCGAAGTGGCGGGCCTGAATTTCAAGGATGCCGACAGGCGCGACTGGCCATTTGCCAATCCTGCGACGCTGCTGGGCGCGCCCTACATGCCGGGCGGGCTGAATTATGAATTGCTGCGCGGGCTGGATGTGGCGCTGGTCGGGGTGCCGATGGACCTTGGCGTGACCAACCGGCCCGGCGCGCGCTATGGCCCGCGCGCCTTGCGGGCGGTGGACCGGATCGGGCCTTATGAACATGCATTGCGCATCGCGCCGATGAACATGCTGCGCGTGGCCGATCTGGGCGATGTGCCGATGAACAGCCGCTATGATCTGGCCGCGTGCCATGCCGATATCGAGGCGGCCTATCGCATGATTGCGCGCACGCGGGCGGTGCCGCTCTCTGTGGGGGGCGACCATTCGATCACCGGCTCGATCATGAAGGGTCTGGCCGAACGCAGCGGGCCGATGGGCATGGTCCAGATCGACGCCCATTGCGATACGGCGGGCATGTGCGAAGGCACGCGCCTCCACCACAGCGCGCCCTTTCGCGAGGCGGTGCTGGCAGGCGTGCTGGACCCGCGCCGCTGTGTTCAGATCGGCATTCGGGGCGGGGCATCCTATCTCTGGGAATTTTCCTATGTCAGCGGGATGACCGTGATCCACGCCGAGGAGGTGCAGGCGCGCGGCATTGACTGGGTCATCGCCAAGGCGCGCGAGGTGGTGGGCGACGGGCCGACCTATGTCAGCTTTGATGTGGACGCGCTCGACCCCGCCTTTGCGCCGGGCACCGGCACGCCCGAGGTGGGCGGCCTTTCCACGCGCGAGGCGATAGCGATCCTGCGCGGGCTGGCGGGCATCGACATCATCGGGGGCGATGTGGTCGAGGTGGCGCCCGAATATGACCATGGCACCATTACCGCGCAGGCAGGGGCGCAGATGCTGTTTCAATTGCTCTGTCTGGTCGCCATGCGGATCTGAGCCAAAGCGAGCCACCGCCATTGCGGTTGAGCGGTCATGATGCCAATGATCCGCCCGGCCGCCCGTGTGCCGGACGGCTGCGTAATGGCTTTCAAGGATAGACCGCCCATGGCTTTTGTTTCTGCCGCTGCCCGCGATCCATCCCGCGATGCGGCGCAGGAGCCTTGGAGCGGCAAGGCGATGGCGATTGTCGCGCTGTGTTTCGCGCTGAACATGGCCGATGGGATGGATTTGCTGGTCCTTTCCTTCATCGCACCCTCGCTGCAGAATGAATGGAGCGTTTCGCCCGCGCAACTCGCCATCGTGTTCAGCGCAGGGCTTGCGGGCATGGCGCTGGGCGGGTTGGGCGTTGCGCCCCTTGCCGACCGGTTCGGGCGGCGGCGGATGGTGGCGCTGGCGATGGGGCTGATGGCGCTGGCCATGGTGGTGTCGGCCTATACCCATTCGGTGGCGCAACTGGCTCTTGTGCGCTTCTTCGTGGGCACGGGGATCGGCACGGTGCTGGCCTGCATTGCGGCGATTGCCGCGCGGGTGGCGCCGCGCAAACATCGCAACTTTGCCGTTGGCGTGCTTCAGGCAGGCTATCCCATCGGGGCGATGCTGACGGGCTTTATCACGGCTTGGGCGCTGCCCCTGTTTGGGTGGCGCGCCATTTTGCTGGGCACGGCGGCGGTTTCGGCGCTGATGGTGCCGGTGATCCTGGCGGTCCTGCCGGGGGGGCTCGACGCGGGCGCATCGGGGCAAAAGACCGGCATCGGCGAGGTTATCAGCGGTGCGCGCCGCGCCAATTCCATCCGCCTGTGGGTGGCCGCGATCTGCGGCTTCATGGCGCTCTATTTCATCACCAGCTGGATCACCAAGCTCTCGATCGAGGCGGGCCTGCCACAGACGCAGGCGATCATCGCCAGCGCCATCTATAATTTCGGCGCCTTTGCCGGAACCGTGGCGATGAGCATCGCGGGCACCCATTATGACGTGCGGCGCCTGTGCAGCGTGCTGCTGGCGGCCACGGCGGGGGTGTTCCTGTTTTTCGGCGGGGTGTCTATGCCGCTGTGGGGCGTGCTGATTTCGGCCTTCGTCATGGGTGTG
Encoded proteins:
- a CDS encoding DUF4139 domain-containing protein, translating into MRAMVLGAAVIAAAPVQAQQVVTSSAPAKVAVTIYRAPDRGAADTIDPAWLGGYALISEEREVAIPAGDATIRFEGVAAGMLAETALVEGLGAGVSEKNLDAELLSPRNLYARAFGRPVVLRRADAKGRVREEQAIIRSVPDGAAIVQTKAGFEIANCGGLKDAIAYDGVPEGLNARPTLSIATHAAVARKARVRLTYLAWGFDWQAHYVVKLAPGAQAAQMTAWVTLANGDTTGFAQAQAAVVGGKPKFEESREQPQDAQDLVLHCRLSPVPPPLNEATPVFAPPAPVAMMADIMVTGSKRMMAPPVVVKEEALGDLRLYRVPMPTNVGAHSQKQVALMAARRVKIGLIHRADVDVGAQDGESQQARIRLRMANRKADGLGLALPGGGVAVVQQVGTADLPVGEGAMEDKAVGETANVEIGASPQVHLESRTRRISDRVEEIIATAHNANRWPVHFESQQLLPDGARVLSASARLGRQDGHPLWAATIPAGGTIRLTYRMQRPR
- a CDS encoding MarR family winged helix-turn-helix transcriptional regulator, which encodes MLDTRAPRRRLNDIDVAETDAPDNDGLAGAINTAGLESLLGFNLGIAYAALSFDLDPALRLMDLTPKQTSILWLVQANPGVTQSQLARLFRMRRATIHQMIASLTRKNLLVLESIESDRRAQGLFITEAGKTALAEAQKVVVPIEDAFAGVLTEAEMGMALELLQKIQAGRKLG
- the speB gene encoding agmatinase, producing the protein MPLDLDELRRLYAGGAMHDPHLREVAGLNFKDADRRDWPFANPATLLGAPYMPGGLNYELLRGLDVALVGVPMDLGVTNRPGARYGPRALRAVDRIGPYEHALRIAPMNMLRVADLGDVPMNSRYDLAACHADIEAAYRMIARTRAVPLSVGGDHSITGSIMKGLAERSGPMGMVQIDAHCDTAGMCEGTRLHHSAPFREAVLAGVLDPRRCVQIGIRGGASYLWEFSYVSGMTVIHAEEVQARGIDWVIAKAREVVGDGPTYVSFDVDALDPAFAPGTGTPEVGGLSTREAIAILRGLAGIDIIGGDVVEVAPEYDHGTITAQAGAQMLFQLLCLVAMRI
- a CDS encoding MFS transporter — its product is MAFVSAAARDPSRDAAQEPWSGKAMAIVALCFALNMADGMDLLVLSFIAPSLQNEWSVSPAQLAIVFSAGLAGMALGGLGVAPLADRFGRRRMVALAMGLMALAMVVSAYTHSVAQLALVRFFVGTGIGTVLACIAAIAARVAPRKHRNFAVGVLQAGYPIGAMLTGFITAWALPLFGWRAILLGTAAVSALMVPVILAVLPGGLDAGASGQKTGIGEVISGARRANSIRLWVAAICGFMALYFITSWITKLSIEAGLPQTQAIIASAIYNFGAFAGTVAMSIAGTHYDVRRLCSVLLAATAGVFLFFGGVSMPLWGVLISAFVMGVTLQGGFNMLYPLAAQVYPDAVRATGIGWAFGIGRIGAFTGPLLGGWALGQHWPLVGIFALFCGPLLIAAASAVGVSRDGDAER